One genomic window of Entelurus aequoreus isolate RoL-2023_Sb linkage group LG07, RoL_Eaeq_v1.1, whole genome shotgun sequence includes the following:
- the LOC133653691 gene encoding synaptotagmin-2-like isoform X1: protein MTKWNLFKHQTTPMVAAKPTGASALTVTPAPVALVSADNSTEPVNKNDAFDEIKNKFLNEIDKIPLPSWAIIAIAVVAALLILTCCFCIVKKCCCKKKKNKKGKKGKGDVGMKNLKGGEKQQDDDDEEDDVEPGLTGDEKEEEVKEKEKLGKLQYSIDYDFQENKLTVGILQAADLLSMDSGGTSDPYVKVFVLPDKKKKYDTKVHKKTLNPVFNETFVFKIPFQEMGGKTLVMSVYDFDRFSKHDVIGEIKTPMNTLDLAKPIEEWRDLDSADQEEPEKLGDICISLRYVPTAGKLTICILEAKNLKKMDVGGLSDPYVKINLLQNGKRLKKKKTTVKKNTLNPYYNESFSFEIPLEQMQKIQAVITVLDYDKIGKNDAIGKIWVGSKSTGAGLKHWSDMLANPRRPIAQWHPLQPEEEVDGALAALAAKK, encoded by the exons ATGACTAAGTGGAACTTGTTCAAGCACCAGACAACGCCAATGGTCGCTGCCAAGCCAACAGGGGCCAGTGCCTTGACTGTGACTCCTGCCCCTGTCGCTCTCGTCTCTGCAGACAACTCAACCGAGCCGGTCAACAAGAACGATGCCTTCGATGAGATCAAAAACAAGTTTCTAAATGAAATTGATAAGATCCCAT TGCCGTCCTGGGCCATCATTGCCATAGCTGTGGTCGCTGCTTTACTTATTCTAACGTGCTGCTTCTGCATCGTCAAGAAATGTTGttgcaagaagaagaagaacaagaagggaAAGAAGGGGAAGGGTGACGTGGGGATGAAGAACCTTAAAGGAGGAGAG AAACAACAGGATGATGACGATGAAGAGGACGATGTCGAACCTGGATTGACTGGAGACGAGAAAGAAGAAGaggtgaaggagaaggagaagcttGGGAAGCTGCAGTATTCCATTGATTACGACTTCCAGGAGAACAAG CTGACAGTGGGAATCCTACAAGCAGCTGATCTCCTCTCTATGGACAGTGGTGGCACCTCTGACCCCTACGTCAAGGTCTTTGTTCTCCCAGACAAGAAGAAGAAGTATGACACTAAGGTTCACAAGAAAACACTCAATCCTGTCTTCAATGAGACTTTTGTCTTCAAG ATCCCATTCCAAGAGATGGGAGGAAAGACTCTGGTTATGTCGGTCTATGACTTTGATCGCTTCTCCAAACATGATGTCATCGGTGAAATTAAAACACCCATGAACACCCTTGACCTGGCAAAGCCGATCGAAGAGTGGCGAGACTTGGACAGTGCGGACCAAGAAGAG CCGGAGAAGCTGGGTGACATTTGCATCTCTCTGCGCTATGTCCCCACTGCTGGCAAGCTCACAATCTGCATTCTGGAGGCAAAGAACCTGAAGAAAATGGACGTGGGTGGTCTTTCAG ATCCCTATGTGAAGATTAACTTGCTGCAGAATGGGAAGaggctgaagaagaagaagacgacagTGAAGAAGAACACATTAAATCCTTACTACAATGAGTCCTTCAGCTTTGAGATTCCTCTCGAGCAAATGCAG AAAATCCAAGCTGTAATCACAGTGCTGGATTACGACAAGATCGGCAAGAACGATGCCATCGGGAAGATCTGGGTAGGCAGCAAGTCCACCGGTGCAGGGCTGAAACACTGGTCCGACATGTTGGCCAACCCACGACGTCCCATCGCCCAGTGGCATCCACTGCAGCCCGAGGAGGAGGTGGATGGTGCCCTCGCGGCCCTGGCTGCTAAGAAGTAA
- the LOC133653691 gene encoding synaptotagmin-2-like isoform X2, giving the protein MTKWNLFKHQTTPMVAAKPTGASALTVTPAPVALVSADNSTEPVNKNDAFDEIKNKFLNEIDKIPLPSWAIIAIAVVAALLILTCCFCIVKKCCCKKKKNKKGKKGKGDVGMKNLKGGEDDDDEEDDVEPGLTGDEKEEEVKEKEKLGKLQYSIDYDFQENKLTVGILQAADLLSMDSGGTSDPYVKVFVLPDKKKKYDTKVHKKTLNPVFNETFVFKIPFQEMGGKTLVMSVYDFDRFSKHDVIGEIKTPMNTLDLAKPIEEWRDLDSADQEEPEKLGDICISLRYVPTAGKLTICILEAKNLKKMDVGGLSDPYVKINLLQNGKRLKKKKTTVKKNTLNPYYNESFSFEIPLEQMQKIQAVITVLDYDKIGKNDAIGKIWVGSKSTGAGLKHWSDMLANPRRPIAQWHPLQPEEEVDGALAALAAKK; this is encoded by the exons ATGACTAAGTGGAACTTGTTCAAGCACCAGACAACGCCAATGGTCGCTGCCAAGCCAACAGGGGCCAGTGCCTTGACTGTGACTCCTGCCCCTGTCGCTCTCGTCTCTGCAGACAACTCAACCGAGCCGGTCAACAAGAACGATGCCTTCGATGAGATCAAAAACAAGTTTCTAAATGAAATTGATAAGATCCCAT TGCCGTCCTGGGCCATCATTGCCATAGCTGTGGTCGCTGCTTTACTTATTCTAACGTGCTGCTTCTGCATCGTCAAGAAATGTTGttgcaagaagaagaagaacaagaagggaAAGAAGGGGAAGGGTGACGTGGGGATGAAGAACCTTAAAGGAGGAGAG GATGATGACGATGAAGAGGACGATGTCGAACCTGGATTGACTGGAGACGAGAAAGAAGAAGaggtgaaggagaaggagaagcttGGGAAGCTGCAGTATTCCATTGATTACGACTTCCAGGAGAACAAG CTGACAGTGGGAATCCTACAAGCAGCTGATCTCCTCTCTATGGACAGTGGTGGCACCTCTGACCCCTACGTCAAGGTCTTTGTTCTCCCAGACAAGAAGAAGAAGTATGACACTAAGGTTCACAAGAAAACACTCAATCCTGTCTTCAATGAGACTTTTGTCTTCAAG ATCCCATTCCAAGAGATGGGAGGAAAGACTCTGGTTATGTCGGTCTATGACTTTGATCGCTTCTCCAAACATGATGTCATCGGTGAAATTAAAACACCCATGAACACCCTTGACCTGGCAAAGCCGATCGAAGAGTGGCGAGACTTGGACAGTGCGGACCAAGAAGAG CCGGAGAAGCTGGGTGACATTTGCATCTCTCTGCGCTATGTCCCCACTGCTGGCAAGCTCACAATCTGCATTCTGGAGGCAAAGAACCTGAAGAAAATGGACGTGGGTGGTCTTTCAG ATCCCTATGTGAAGATTAACTTGCTGCAGAATGGGAAGaggctgaagaagaagaagacgacagTGAAGAAGAACACATTAAATCCTTACTACAATGAGTCCTTCAGCTTTGAGATTCCTCTCGAGCAAATGCAG AAAATCCAAGCTGTAATCACAGTGCTGGATTACGACAAGATCGGCAAGAACGATGCCATCGGGAAGATCTGGGTAGGCAGCAAGTCCACCGGTGCAGGGCTGAAACACTGGTCCGACATGTTGGCCAACCCACGACGTCCCATCGCCCAGTGGCATCCACTGCAGCCCGAGGAGGAGGTGGATGGTGCCCTCGCGGCCCTGGCTGCTAAGAAGTAA